DNA from Chitinophaga pendula:
GGGCAGTGAATCCGATGAAATCCTTTATCTTTAATAGATAGTGGAATAGTGGTGGACCTTTGTTTACCGGAGTATAATATCCCGCTGTGCAAATATGCCAGCAAGTTTAAGGACAGTAACTATGCGAATAGGAAAGGGAGTAATCTGTTTGTTGATCGGCATTTTCAGTTTTCATCATCTGTTGATGGCGCAGCAGGACCGTCGTCCGAAGGTAGGTCTTACGCTAAGTGGCGGAGGGGCGAAGGGATTGTCGCATATAGGTATCTTACAGGCGATCGACAGTGCGGGGTTGAAGATCGATTATGTGACAGGGACGAGTATGGGGAGTATTGTGGGGGCGTTGTATGCGATCGGGTATTCGGGGAAGGATATAGAGCGGGAGGCGAGGCGATTGGACTGGAACAGTTTGTTTTCCAATCAGCCAGCGTTGACGGACATATCCTATGAAGAAAAGAGTGAGTATAACAGTTATATTATAGAGATCCCATTTGAGTATGGCAAACCCAAGCTGACTTCGGGGGTTATATCTGGGGAGCGGTTGTGGCTGGAGCTGGCCAGGCTGGCATGGCCGGTACGGGATGTAAAAGATTTTTCCAAATTCAATATTCCTTTTAAATGTATTGCGACGGATGTGGCGACAGGGGATGTTGTGACGTTGGATAAGGGGGAGATCGTGGCTAGTATGCGGGCCAGTATGGCGATACCGTCGGTATTTACGGCGGTCAAGATAGGAGAAAAGAAGCTGGTAGACGGTGGGGTGGTGCGTAATTTTCCGGTGGTGACGGCGAAGGAGATGGGAGCGGATATTGTGATCGGTTCGAATGTGAGTGGTGGGCTTCGTAAGGCGGACCAGCTGGTGACGCCGTTAGATATATTGTATCAGCTGGGATTTTACAAAGATGCGGTAGACTTCAAGGATGCGCGTAAGGCGACTGATATCTATATTGCGCATGATGACCTGGAGCGGTTTTCTGCTGCCAGTTTTGGCAGTGTGGATTCTTTGCTGGAGCTGGGTAAGAAGAAAGGGCGGGAGATGTACCCGGTATTCAAACACCTGGCGGATTCGCTGAAGGCGTTGTATACCTCGTCGGAGCCGGTACCACGTAAGGTACCTTTTACGCCGGATGTGGAGATATCTTCCATTCATGTTTCGGGGCTGGTGCATTCTGACGAGCGGTTCTTCCGGGGCAGGTTACGGTTGCAGGCGGGGGGATGTTACAGCTCGGGGCAGATACAGGAAGGTATTCTGAATGTATATGGTACGCGATTTTACAACCTGATCACTTATGAGCTGGTGCCGGAGGGAGATGGTAAGAGTCGTATGGATATTACGGTGATAGAGAATCCGCTCAGTTATGTGAAGATAGCGTTGAACTATAACACTTTCACCAATGCGAGTGCGATCATCAATATTACGCAGCGGAACTTTATCGTACCGAATTCGCGGTCGTTTGTCACGATTGCTATCAGTGAGAACCCGCGGTTGCGTGCGCAGTATTTCAAGTACCTGGGACGGAAGCGGAACTTTGGCTTTGGTATCGGTGCTTATTATGAAAATAACGGGCAGGCGATCTATGACAGTGTGTTTCAGGCCAGGGAGCAATACCGGACCAAGTACCTGAATGTGGACATGCATATGCAGTTTACTTTTAACAGTACGATGGCGATGGGATTGGGTTCGCGCTGGGAGTATATCAATCTGAAGCCGCGATTGTCGCCGGATAAGGAATTGAACGGGAACATTACGCAGTTCAACTCTTATGTGTTTTATGGGGTGAATTCGCTGGATCGTAAGGTCTATCCTCGTCATGGTATGGACCTGGATTTTGAGGCGGGATGGGTATACCAGCAGCATCCTTCTTTCCGGTTTAAGGAGGAGGGGGTGTCTGTGCCTGCGGAGGAGCGGGGTTTTAAGTTCAATGAGTACCAGCGGGCGTTGCTGCGATTGCAGTATCATATCCCGATGGGGCGGAGGGGGGCTTTTCAGTTGCAGGGGGGCGGTGGTGTCAATTTCAACTATAACCAGCAATACACCAATGATTTCCTGTTGGGAGGTATACGTAGGGTGGCCCGTAATCAGCTACCGCTGATCGGTATATACGAGGGGGAGGTGATCACATCGAGTGCGGCGACTATCCAATTGAGTTACCAGTATGAGGTGTTGAAGAATATTTTCGCGATACCCCGTGCCGGTGCGGCATTGTATGACTTTACTGGCAGTGTGCGATCTGCATACAATTACCTGAGTGGTTATGGAATGACGGTGGGGTTCTCCAGTCGTTTGGGCCCGATCGAGGCTACGATGATGTATAGTGATCAGACGGGGCGCTTGAAGGGCCAGGTGAACATTGGCTTTAATTTTTAGTGCATCCTGTCGCCTCTTACTTCCATTTGTTTGAGTATATCGGCTTCTATTTTGAGCCATTCCTGCCAGCGTTCGCGCACCTGGTCTTCGGGGAGGTATTCGTTGGCGAGGTCGATGAATAGGCGGTAGTGGCCGGCTTCTGATATCATGAATTTGCGATAGAATTCCTGCAGATATGGATCTTCGAGGCCTTCGCTGAGGAGGCGGAAGCGTTCGCAGCTACGTGCTTCTATGAGGGCGAAGATGAGCAGTTTGTCCAGGAGCTGTTCTTTATCGGGGTCACCACCTTTGCGTTGGCGTAGCATCAGTTCGTTGACGTACAGGTCTTTTCTTTGTTTGCCTAATTTCATTCCTCTCTTTTTCATTTCGGCCAGTACTTGCCGGAAATGTCCCCATTCTTCTGTAACGATAGGTGCGAGTTCTGCTACGAGTCTTTCTTTTTCCGGATACCGTTGTATCAGGGAGATGCAGGAGGTAGCGGCTTTTTGTTCGCAGAAGGCGTGATCGGTCAGGATATCTTCGAGGGATATGGCTGCCAGGTTGACCCAGCGTGGATCGGAAGGAAGTTTAAGACCGAGGATGGATACTTTCATTCAGCTATGATCTAAGATGTACGATGGTACAAATTTATGCAGAAGATAGTAGCTTTGGCAAATGCAATCAGCAAATTTTCTACAGTTGAGACTGGATGGCCGTCGTGAGCAGGAGGCTTTCCGTACGTTGCGTCTGCCGGTGGTGGGTATGGTGGACTTTTGTTCTAATGATTACCTGGGTATGGCGCGTAGTGCGGCGATGCAGGAGGCGGTGCACGGTTTGTTGCAGGAGCGTCCGCATCTGCAGGGGAGTACGGGGTCGCGGTTACTGGCGGGCAACTATGGCTGGATAGAGGAGGCGGAGGTGATGCTGGCGGCTTTTCATGCCGCGCCTGCGGGGTTACTGTATAATTCGGGGTATGATGCCAACCTGGGATTATTTTCTGCGGTGCCGCAGAAAGGGGATACTATTTTGTATG
Protein-coding regions in this window:
- a CDS encoding patatin-like phospholipase family protein, whose translation is MRIGKGVICLLIGIFSFHHLLMAQQDRRPKVGLTLSGGGAKGLSHIGILQAIDSAGLKIDYVTGTSMGSIVGALYAIGYSGKDIEREARRLDWNSLFSNQPALTDISYEEKSEYNSYIIEIPFEYGKPKLTSGVISGERLWLELARLAWPVRDVKDFSKFNIPFKCIATDVATGDVVTLDKGEIVASMRASMAIPSVFTAVKIGEKKLVDGGVVRNFPVVTAKEMGADIVIGSNVSGGLRKADQLVTPLDILYQLGFYKDAVDFKDARKATDIYIAHDDLERFSAASFGSVDSLLELGKKKGREMYPVFKHLADSLKALYTSSEPVPRKVPFTPDVEISSIHVSGLVHSDERFFRGRLRLQAGGCYSSGQIQEGILNVYGTRFYNLITYELVPEGDGKSRMDITVIENPLSYVKIALNYNTFTNASAIINITQRNFIVPNSRSFVTIAISENPRLRAQYFKYLGRKRNFGFGIGAYYENNGQAIYDSVFQAREQYRTKYLNVDMHMQFTFNSTMAMGLGSRWEYINLKPRLSPDKELNGNITQFNSYVFYGVNSLDRKVYPRHGMDLDFEAGWVYQQHPSFRFKEEGVSVPAEERGFKFNEYQRALLRLQYHIPMGRRGAFQLQGGGGVNFNYNQQYTNDFLLGGIRRVARNQLPLIGIYEGEVITSSAATIQLSYQYEVLKNIFAIPRAGAALYDFTGSVRSAYNYLSGYGMTVGFSSRLGPIEATMMYSDQTGRLKGQVNIGFNF
- a CDS encoding tRNA-(ms[2]io[6]A)-hydroxylase; this encodes MKVSILGLKLPSDPRWVNLAAISLEDILTDHAFCEQKAATSCISLIQRYPEKERLVAELAPIVTEEWGHFRQVLAEMKKRGMKLGKQRKDLYVNELMLRQRKGGDPDKEQLLDKLLIFALIEARSCERFRLLSEGLEDPYLQEFYRKFMISEAGHYRLFIDLANEYLPEDQVRERWQEWLKIEADILKQMEVRGDRMH